The following proteins come from a genomic window of Alicyclobacillus dauci:
- a CDS encoding molybdopterin molybdotransferase MoeA, giving the protein MTHVSTYDEALETVIALAAPCAVTDVDVWASLDRHARIAEAVRTGIDLPPFHRSMMDGYAVHQADLDTQAPLAIVDDIRAGESPRCDLSPGKVAKVRTGAPVPNGAAAVVRQEWVDVIDDKAIRIVRPVRDGESIQPAGEDAKAGHVILEPGSVLDPQTQTILRAAGIGQVRVYKPCRVAIIATGSELVSSVNTPLQRGQIYAASDAFLAGAVRDAGATVTDIAFIQDDLRSIEQAITAHLGAVDYILLTGGASVGDTDFVKAAVRNIAGVDQLPVERVWMRPGSPFIAARAHGTTIFGMSGNPAACFVQFHVLALHAIRRTLGHPSDTFPLSAILSRDLAIKPVKHVRFHRGRARLDGTTLVVEPQLNQSSGILSGLSSVNAIIRLDQSTYQKGETVPLLFTRNPLVD; this is encoded by the coding sequence TTGACGCACGTCTCAACTTATGATGAGGCACTGGAAACCGTGATCGCGCTGGCCGCACCCTGTGCAGTGACCGACGTCGACGTGTGGGCGTCCCTAGATAGACATGCCCGCATCGCGGAGGCCGTCCGCACCGGCATTGACCTACCTCCGTTCCATCGCTCGATGATGGATGGTTATGCCGTTCACCAGGCGGATTTAGACACACAAGCACCGCTCGCTATCGTCGATGATATCCGTGCTGGCGAATCACCACGTTGTGACCTCTCACCAGGCAAAGTGGCGAAAGTTCGAACAGGAGCGCCTGTACCAAACGGGGCTGCCGCAGTTGTCCGTCAGGAATGGGTCGATGTCATCGACGACAAGGCCATTCGCATTGTCCGGCCTGTACGGGACGGGGAATCCATCCAACCAGCAGGCGAGGATGCAAAGGCGGGGCACGTGATTCTCGAACCTGGTTCCGTTCTCGACCCTCAAACGCAAACCATTTTGCGTGCTGCGGGGATCGGACAAGTTCGTGTGTACAAGCCCTGCCGAGTGGCTATTATCGCCACAGGTAGCGAACTGGTCTCAAGCGTAAATACGCCCCTGCAACGCGGTCAAATTTACGCGGCGAGCGACGCCTTTTTGGCGGGCGCAGTCAGAGACGCTGGGGCAACTGTGACGGATATCGCCTTCATTCAGGACGACCTGAGAAGCATTGAACAAGCCATCACAGCGCACCTAGGAGCCGTAGACTATATCCTCCTCACGGGCGGAGCGTCGGTAGGGGATACAGACTTCGTCAAGGCGGCTGTCCGTAACATCGCAGGCGTCGACCAGCTACCCGTCGAGCGAGTCTGGATGCGTCCAGGTTCGCCGTTCATCGCAGCGCGGGCTCATGGGACAACGATTTTCGGCATGTCGGGAAATCCGGCCGCGTGCTTTGTTCAGTTTCACGTTCTTGCGCTCCATGCAATTCGACGGACCCTTGGTCATCCATCGGACACGTTCCCGCTGTCAGCCATATTGAGCCGCGATCTCGCCATTAAACCCGTCAAGCACGTCCGGTTCCACCGCGGCCGCGCGAGATTAGATGGAACAACGCTCGTCGTTGAACCGCAGTTGAACCAGTCGTCAGGTATTCTGTCGGGACTGTCGTCCGTCAACGCCATCATCCGTCTGGACCAGAGCACATACCAGAAAGGCGAAACCGTTCCACTGCTGTTCACTCGCAACCCGCTTGTCGACTAG